A single window of Nicotiana sylvestris chromosome 5, ASM39365v2, whole genome shotgun sequence DNA harbors:
- the LOC104234004 gene encoding actin-related protein 5 isoform X1: MPFISKIERQSDYSSFSSSCPIVIDNGASYFRIGWAGESDPRVIFRNIVQRPRHKTTGETVTVVGDHNPALLKYFDCTRSGPRSAFESNVVYQFEIMEYILDFGFDRLGADQSQIDHPILITECACNPVQSRGKMAELLFESYGVPSVAFGVDAAFSYKYNQQLGICKDIGLAISSGFTTSHVIPFINGEPVYEACCRTNVGGYHVTDYLKQLLSLKHPHHISKLTWEKVEELKMEYCYIAADYASEVQLFQGGDKEAEEKTRCWQLPWTPSPADDPPSEEELARKAALKEKQSQRLREMAEAKRSSKINELENELKGLEFLLEELKDTEDDQIVSFLASRGYASKREVEAAFAKVTQTLRKAKGEQVPSDEKADASAAEKYYLIDIPDEELSAEQLKEKRRQVFLKSTTEARQRAKQKRLEEELEKEKEKKLEEQRRLENPERYTEQLRAKYKELSEKLEQRKRLKTSGNHANGNNNVSGGVGRGERLNAAQRERMRLLTTAAFDRGKGEDTFGQRDEDWQLYKLMSRDNDDDDDDKPDQDEAELARISSRLQEIDPSFFPGSESGASASEVPRFRPLTKEDFQIILGVERFRCPEVLFKPNLIGIDQSGLDEMVGVSLRRLPTWGQGLGDKMTTSILMTGGSCLYPGMAERLEAGIRMIRPCGTPIKVLRATDPIMDAWRGASTYAAAMQFPQQTFSRMDYYEKGEDWLRRYKFRYRI; the protein is encoded by the exons GTGAAACGGTAACAGTTGTCGGTGATCACAATCCTGCACTACTGAAGTACTTTGATTGCACGCGTTCAGGACCTCGTTCAGCATTTGAGAGCAATGTTGTTTATCAGTTTGAGATAATGGAATAT ATACTGGACTTTGGGTTTGATCGATTAGGTGCCGATCAGTCACAG ATTGACCATCCTATCTTAATTACTGAATGTGCTTGCAATCCAGTTCAGTCTCGTGGCAAAATGGCTGAGCTTCTTTTTGAGTCATATGGAGTTCCTTCAGTAG CATTTGGTGTAGATGCTGCATTCAGCTATAAATACAACCAACAGCTTGGAATTTGCAAAGATATAGGTCTTGCAATAAGCTCAGGATTTACTACAAGTCATGTCATTCCG TTTATTAACGGAGAACCTGTCTATGAAGCGTGCTGTCGAACTAATGTTGGTGGATACCATGTCACTGATTATCTGAAGCAGCTTCTTTCACTCAAGCACCCTCATCACAT ATCAAAGCTTACATGGGAAAAGGTTGAAGAACTGAAGATGGAATACTGTTACATAGCTGCAGACTATGCTTCAGAGGTTCAATTATTTCAG GGGGGAGATAAGGAAGCTGAAGAAAAGACCAGATGTTGGCAGCTTCCTTGGACTCCATCACCAGCCGATGATCCTCCATCAGAAGAAGAACTTGCTAGAAAGGCGGCTTTGAAGGAAAAACAAAGTCAAAGATTGCGTGAGATGGCTGAAGCGAAAAGATCCTCAAAAATAAATGAACTTGAAAATGAATTAAAAGGTTTGGAATTCCTCTTAGAGGAGCTCAAGGACACTGAGGATGACCAAATTGTGTCGTTCCTTGCAAGTAGAGGTTATGCTTCTAAACGTGAAGTGGAAGCTGCTTTTGCAAAAGTTACTCAAACACTTCGGAAGGCCAAGGGTGAGCAAGTTCCTAGTGACGAGAAAGCAGATGCTTCTGCAGCTGAGAAGTATTATCTTATTGATATACCTGATGAAGAACTTTCAGCAGAGCAG CTCAAGGAGAAGAGAAGACAAGTGTTTCTGAAGTCCACAACTGAAGCACGGCAGCGAGCTAAACAAAAGCGTTTGGAGGAGGAGTTAGAaaaggagaaggaaaagaaacttgaGGAACAAAGGCGCCT GGAAAACCCAGAACGCTATACGGAGCAGTTGCGAGCCAAATACAAAGAGCTGTCGGAAAAACTTGAGCAGCGAAAGCGATTGAAGACAAGTGGGAACCATGCAAATGGCAATAATAATGTTTCTGGAGGTGTCGGTCGTGGGGAGAGGTTGAATGCTGCCCAAAGGGAGAGGATGCGCTTGTTAACCACGGCAGCATTTGATCGAGGGAAAGGTGAAGATACTTTTGGTCAAAGGGATGAAGATTGGCAACTCTACAAGCTAATGAGTAGagataatgatgatgatgacgaTGATAAGCCAGATCAGGATGAAGCTGAGTTGGCTCGCATCTCCTCTAGGCTTCAG GAGATCGACCCTTCGTTTTTCCCAGGATCAGAGTCTGGAGCCTCTGCCTCAGAGGTGCCACGTTTCCGTCCTCTAACAAAGGAGGATTTTCAAATCATACTTGGGGTTGAAAGATTTAGATGTCCTGAAGTTCTATTCAAACCCAACTTAATTGGAATTGACCAGTCAGGGTTGGATGAAATGGTTGGAGTGTCTTTGAGAAGATTGCCTACTTGGGGACAAGGCTTGGGGGATAAAATGACAACTTCAATACTTATGACTGGCGGGAGTTGTCTCTACCCAGGTATGGCTGAGCGCTTGGAAGCAGGAATTCGGATGATCAGGCCATGTGGAACTCCTATAAAGGTTCTCAGAGCAACAGATCCAATTATGGATGCATGGCGAGGTGCTTCAACGTATGCTGCTGCTATGCAATTCCCACAGCAAACATTCAGTAGAATGGATTACTATGAAAAAGGTGAAGATTGGCTTCGTAGATATAAGTTCAGATACAGGATCTAA
- the LOC104234004 gene encoding actin-related protein 5 isoform X2: MAELLFESYGVPSVAFGVDAAFSYKYNQQLGICKDIGLAISSGFTTSHVIPFINGEPVYEACCRTNVGGYHVTDYLKQLLSLKHPHHISKLTWEKVEELKMEYCYIAADYASEVQLFQGGDKEAEEKTRCWQLPWTPSPADDPPSEEELARKAALKEKQSQRLREMAEAKRSSKINELENELKGLEFLLEELKDTEDDQIVSFLASRGYASKREVEAAFAKVTQTLRKAKGEQVPSDEKADASAAEKYYLIDIPDEELSAEQLKEKRRQVFLKSTTEARQRAKQKRLEEELEKEKEKKLEEQRRLENPERYTEQLRAKYKELSEKLEQRKRLKTSGNHANGNNNVSGGVGRGERLNAAQRERMRLLTTAAFDRGKGEDTFGQRDEDWQLYKLMSRDNDDDDDDKPDQDEAELARISSRLQEIDPSFFPGSESGASASEVPRFRPLTKEDFQIILGVERFRCPEVLFKPNLIGIDQSGLDEMVGVSLRRLPTWGQGLGDKMTTSILMTGGSCLYPGMAERLEAGIRMIRPCGTPIKVLRATDPIMDAWRGASTYAAAMQFPQQTFSRMDYYEKGEDWLRRYKFRYRI, encoded by the exons ATGGCTGAGCTTCTTTTTGAGTCATATGGAGTTCCTTCAGTAG CATTTGGTGTAGATGCTGCATTCAGCTATAAATACAACCAACAGCTTGGAATTTGCAAAGATATAGGTCTTGCAATAAGCTCAGGATTTACTACAAGTCATGTCATTCCG TTTATTAACGGAGAACCTGTCTATGAAGCGTGCTGTCGAACTAATGTTGGTGGATACCATGTCACTGATTATCTGAAGCAGCTTCTTTCACTCAAGCACCCTCATCACAT ATCAAAGCTTACATGGGAAAAGGTTGAAGAACTGAAGATGGAATACTGTTACATAGCTGCAGACTATGCTTCAGAGGTTCAATTATTTCAG GGGGGAGATAAGGAAGCTGAAGAAAAGACCAGATGTTGGCAGCTTCCTTGGACTCCATCACCAGCCGATGATCCTCCATCAGAAGAAGAACTTGCTAGAAAGGCGGCTTTGAAGGAAAAACAAAGTCAAAGATTGCGTGAGATGGCTGAAGCGAAAAGATCCTCAAAAATAAATGAACTTGAAAATGAATTAAAAGGTTTGGAATTCCTCTTAGAGGAGCTCAAGGACACTGAGGATGACCAAATTGTGTCGTTCCTTGCAAGTAGAGGTTATGCTTCTAAACGTGAAGTGGAAGCTGCTTTTGCAAAAGTTACTCAAACACTTCGGAAGGCCAAGGGTGAGCAAGTTCCTAGTGACGAGAAAGCAGATGCTTCTGCAGCTGAGAAGTATTATCTTATTGATATACCTGATGAAGAACTTTCAGCAGAGCAG CTCAAGGAGAAGAGAAGACAAGTGTTTCTGAAGTCCACAACTGAAGCACGGCAGCGAGCTAAACAAAAGCGTTTGGAGGAGGAGTTAGAaaaggagaaggaaaagaaacttgaGGAACAAAGGCGCCT GGAAAACCCAGAACGCTATACGGAGCAGTTGCGAGCCAAATACAAAGAGCTGTCGGAAAAACTTGAGCAGCGAAAGCGATTGAAGACAAGTGGGAACCATGCAAATGGCAATAATAATGTTTCTGGAGGTGTCGGTCGTGGGGAGAGGTTGAATGCTGCCCAAAGGGAGAGGATGCGCTTGTTAACCACGGCAGCATTTGATCGAGGGAAAGGTGAAGATACTTTTGGTCAAAGGGATGAAGATTGGCAACTCTACAAGCTAATGAGTAGagataatgatgatgatgacgaTGATAAGCCAGATCAGGATGAAGCTGAGTTGGCTCGCATCTCCTCTAGGCTTCAG GAGATCGACCCTTCGTTTTTCCCAGGATCAGAGTCTGGAGCCTCTGCCTCAGAGGTGCCACGTTTCCGTCCTCTAACAAAGGAGGATTTTCAAATCATACTTGGGGTTGAAAGATTTAGATGTCCTGAAGTTCTATTCAAACCCAACTTAATTGGAATTGACCAGTCAGGGTTGGATGAAATGGTTGGAGTGTCTTTGAGAAGATTGCCTACTTGGGGACAAGGCTTGGGGGATAAAATGACAACTTCAATACTTATGACTGGCGGGAGTTGTCTCTACCCAGGTATGGCTGAGCGCTTGGAAGCAGGAATTCGGATGATCAGGCCATGTGGAACTCCTATAAAGGTTCTCAGAGCAACAGATCCAATTATGGATGCATGGCGAGGTGCTTCAACGTATGCTGCTGCTATGCAATTCCCACAGCAAACATTCAGTAGAATGGATTACTATGAAAAAGGTGAAGATTGGCTTCGTAGATATAAGTTCAGATACAGGATCTAA